One segment of Meriones unguiculatus strain TT.TT164.6M chromosome X, Bangor_MerUng_6.1, whole genome shotgun sequence DNA contains the following:
- the LOC132649838 gene encoding host cell factor 1-like isoform X7 has protein sequence MSRCHAARGPDEHAALQPPLPARELPDEVLFLSWPFLAPATNQWFIPAVRGDIQPGCAAYGFVCDGTRLLVFGGMVEYGKYSNDLYELQASRWEWKRLKAKTPKNGPPPCPRLGHSFSLVGNKCYLFGGLANDSEDPKNNIPRYLNDLYILELRPGSGVVAWDIPITYGVLPPPRESHTAVVYTEKENKKSKLVIYGGMSGCRLGDLWTLDIETLTWNKPSLSGVAPLPRSLHSATTIGNKMYVFGGWVPLVMDDVKVATHEKEWKCTNTLACLNLDTMAWETILMDTLEDNIPRARAGHCAVAINTRLYIWSGRDGYRKAWNNQVCCKDLWYLETEKPPPPARVQLVRANTNSLEVSWGPVATADSYLLQLQKYDIPATAATASSPTPNPVPSVPANPPKSPAPAAAAPAVQPLTQVGITLVPQAATAPPSTTTIQVLPTVPGSSISVPTAARTQGVPAVLKVTGPQATTGTPLVTMRPASQAGKAPVTVTSLPASVRMVVPTQSAQGTVIGSNPQMSGMAALAAAAAATQKIPPSSAPTVLSVPAGTTIVKTVAVTPGTTTLPATVKVASSPVMVSNPATRMLKTAAAQVGTSVSSAANTSARPIITVHKSGTVTVAQQAQVVTTVVGGVTKTITLVKSPISVPGGSALISNLGKVMSVVQTKPVQTSAVTGQASTGPVTQIIQTKGPLPAGTILKLVTSADGKPTTIITTTQASGAGTKPTILGISSVSPSTTKPGTTTIIKTIPMSAIITQAGATGVSSSPGIKSPITIITTKVMTSGTGAPAKIITAVPKIATGHGQQGVTQVVLKGAPGQPGTILRTVPMSGVRLVTPVTVSAVKPAVTTLVVKGTTGVTTLGTVTGTVSTSLAGAGAHSTSASLATPITTLGTIATLSSQVINPTAITVSAAQTTLTAAGGLTTPTITMQPVSQPTQVTLITAPSGVEAQPVHDLPVSILASPTTEQPTATVTIADSGQSDVQPGTVTLVCSNPPCETHETGTTNTATTTVVANLGGHPRPTQVQFVCDRQEAAASLVTSAVGQQNGNVVRVCSNPPCETHETGTTNTATTTTSNMAEQHGCSNPPCETHETGTVSTATTAMSSMGTGQQRDTRRASNTPTVVRITVAPGPLERAQGTVKPQCQTQQTSMTSTTMTVQATGAPCSAGPLIRPSVALEAGSHSPAFVQLSIPSVRVGLSGPSSKDMPTGRQPETYHTYTTSTPTTARFIMGAGELGAARVVPTSTYESLQASSPNSTVTVTALEALLCPSAPEIQVCTNPPCETHDTGTTNTATTSNAGSAQRVCSNPPCETHETGTTHTATTATSNGGAGQPEGGQQPSGGRLCETHQTTSTGTTMSVSVGALLPDASTSHGTLESGLEVVAVPTVTSQAGTTILASFPTQRVCSNPPCETHETGTTHTATTVTSNMSSNQDPPPAASDQGEAVSTQGDSANISSAITTTVSSTLPRAVTTVTQSTPVPGPSVPNISSLTETTPGALTSKVPIPATITVTIANTETSDMPFSADDILQPPEELQVSPGPRQQLPPRQLLQSASAPLLGESAEVRSASQTPELQAAMDLSSTGDPTSGQEPASSAVVATVVVQPPPPTQSEVDQLSLPQELMVEAQAGTTTLMVTGLTPEELAVTAAAEAAAQAAATEEAQALAIQAVLQAAQQAVMGLAPSNTFVTPQPVVVASPAKIQAAATLTEVANGIESLGVKPDLPPPPSKAPVKKENQWFDVGVIKGTNVMVTHYFLPPDDAVQSDDDSGTIPDYNQLKKQELQPGTAYKFRVAGINACGRGPFSEISAFKTCLPGFPGAPCAIKISKSPDGAHLTWEPPSVTSGKIIQYSVFLAIQRSQASGEAKSSTPAQLAFMRVYCGPSPSCLVQSSSLSNAHIDYTTKPAIIFRIAARNEKGYGPATQVRWLQETSKDGSGTKPASKRPMSSPEMKSAPKKSKADGQ, from the exons CGACCAACCAGTGGTTCATCCCAGCTGTGAGAGGGGATATCCAGCCAGGGTGTGCAGCCTATGGCTTTGTGTGTGATGGTACTCGTCTGCTGGTGTTTGGTGGGATGGTGGAGTATGGAAAATACAGCAACGACCTCTATGAACTCCAG GCAAGTCGCTGGGAATGGAAGAGATTGAAAGCAAAGACGCCCAAAAATGGGCCACCTCCGTGTCCTCGACTTGGACACAGCTTCTCCCTCGTGGGCAATAAATGTTACCTATTTGGGGGTCTGGCCAATGATAGTGAAGACCCCAAGAACAACATTCCAAG GTACCTGAATGACTTATATATTCTTGAACTACGGCCTGGCTCTGGAGTGGTTGCCTGGGACATCCCCATCACTTACGGGGTCCTGCCTCCACCACGGGAGTCACATACTGCTGTGGTCTACACtgaaaaagagaacaagaaatcCAAGCTGGTGATCTATGGAGGAATGAGTGGCTGCAGGCTAGGGGACCTTTGGACCCTGGACATTG AGACACTGACATGGAATAAGCCCAGCCTTAGTGGGGTGGCCCCTCTTCCTCGGAGCCTCCACTCTGCAACCACCATAGGAAACAA AATGTATGTGTTTGGTGGCTGGGTGCCTCTTGTCATGGACGATGTCAAAGTGGCCACACACGAGAAGGAGTGGAAGTGTACCAACACACTGGCTTGTCTCAACTTGG ATACCATGGCCTGGGAAACCATCCTGATGGATACACTGGAGGACAACATTCCTCGAGCTCGAGCTGGCCACTGTGCTGTTGCCATCAATACTCGCCTGTACATCTGGAGTGGCCGTGATGGCTACCGTAAGGCCTGGAACAACCAGGTGTGCTGCAAGGACCTATGGTATCTGGAAACAG AAAAGCCACCACCCCCGGCTCGAGTACAACTAGTCCGAGCCAATACCAACTCGCTGGAGGTTAGCTGGGGCCCAGTGGCAACAGCCGACAGTTACCTTCTGCAACTCCAGAAATATGACATTCCTGCCACGGCTGCTACGGCCAGCTCCCCCACTCCCAATCCAGTTCCATCTGTGCCTGCCAACCCTCCCAAGAGCCCTGCGCCAGCAGCAGCTGCACCTGCCGTACAGCCACTGACCCAAGTAGGCATCACACTTGTGCCCCAGGCTGCCACTGCACCTCCAAGCACGACCACCATCCAGGTCTTGCCAACAGTGCCAGGCAGCTCCATTTCTGTGCCCACTGCAGCCAGGACTCAAG GTGTCCCTGCTGTTCTCAAAGTGACTGGTCCTCAGGCTACAACAGGAACACCACTGGTCACGATGAGACCTGCCAGCCAGGCTGGAAAAGCCCCTGTCACTGTGACCTCCTTGCCTGCCAGTGTGCGAATGGTTGTGCCCACACAGAGTGCCCAGGGAACG GTGATTGGCAGTAATCCACAGATGAGTGGGATGGCTGcattggctgctgctgctgctgccacacagaaaatccctccTTCCTCAGCACCCACAGTGCTGAGTGTCCCAGCAGGCACCACCATTGTTAAGACAGTGGCTGTGACACCTGGCACAACCACTCTTCCAGCCACTGTGAAGGTGGCCTCCTCCCCTGTAATG GTGAGCAACCCAGCCACTCGCATGCTAAAGACTGCAGCTGCCCAAGTGGGGACATCTGTGTCCTCTGCTGCCAACACATCTGCTCGCCCTATCATCACGGTACACAAATCCGGGACTGTGACAGTGGCCCAGCAAGCCCAGGTGGTGACTACAGTGGTAGGCGGAGTCACCAAGACCATCACCTTAGTGAAGAGCCCCATCTCTGTCCCAGGAGGCAGTGCTCTG ATTTCCAATCTGGGAAAAGTGATGTCAGTGGTCCAGACCAAACCAGTTCAGACTTCAGCAGTCACAGGCCAAGCGTCTACAGGTCCTGTGACTCAGATCATCCAG ACCAAAGGGCCCCTTCCAGCGGGGACTATCCTAAAGCTGGTGACATCAGCGGATGGCAAGCCCACAACCATCATCACCACTACACAGGCTAGTGGGGCAGGAACCAAGCCTACCATCCTGGGCATTAGTAGTGTCTCCCCCAGCACCACCAAACCTGGCACAACTACCATCATTAAGACAATTCCCATGTCCGCCATTATCACCCAGGCGGGTGCCACAG GTGTTTCCAGCAGTCCTGGCATTAAGTCCCCCATCACAATTATCACCACTAAGGTGATGACTTCGGGAACAGGTGCACCTGCCAAAATCATCACTGCTGTCCCCAAGATTGCTACTGGCCATGGGCAGCAAGGAGTGACCCAG GTGGTGCTAAAGGGGGCCCCTGGACAGCCAGGCACCATCCTCCGCACTGTGCCCATGAGTGGTGTTCGCCTGGTTACCCCTGTCACCGTCTCTGCTGTCAAGCCAGCCGTCACCACATTGGTTGTGAAGGGCACCACAG GTGTCACAACTCTAGGCACAGTGACAGGTACTGTCTCTACCAGCCTTGCAGGAGCTGGGGCCCATAGCACCAGTGCTTCCCTGGCCACACCTATCACCACCTTGGGCACCATTGCCACTCTCTCAAGCCAGGTGATAAACCCTACTGCCATCACCGTGTCAGCCGCACAGACGACACTAACAGCTGCTGGTGGGCTCACCACACCTACAATCACGATGCAG CCTGTCTCCCAGCCTACCCAGGTGACTCTGATCACAGCACCCAGCGGGGTTGAGGCCCAGCCTGTCCATGACCTTCCTGTGTCCATTTTGGCCTCACCTACTACAGAGCAGCCCACGGCAACAGTCACCATTGCAGACTCAGGCCAGAGCGATGTACAGCCTGGTACTGTGACACTGGTGTGCTCCAACCCACCCTGTGAAACCCACGAAACAGGCACCACCAACACAGCCACCACCACTGTCGTGGCTAACCTTGGGGGACATCCTCGGCCTACCCAAGTACAGTTTGTTTGTGACAGACAGGAGGCAGCTGCTTCTCTTGTGACCTCGGCTGTGGGACAACAGAATGGTAATGTGGTCCGTGTCTGTTCAAACCCCCCCTGTGAGACGCACGAGACAGGCACCACCAACACTGCCACAACGACGACCTCCAATATGGCTGAGCAGCATGGCTGCTCGAATCCCCCCTGCGAGACTCATGAAACAGGCACCGTCAGCACTGCCACTACAGCAATGTCCAGCATGGGCACTGGGCAGCAGCGAGACACTCGTCGTGCCTCTAACACCCCCACTGTAGTGCGGATCACTGTGGCTCCTGGGCCGTTGGAGAGAGCCCAGGGTACTGTGAAGCCTCAGTGCCAAACCCAGCAGACCAGCATGACCAGCACCACCATGACTGTGCAGGCCACCGGAGCGCCATGCTCAGCTGGTCCACTGATCAGGCCAAGTGTGGCACTGGAGGCTGGGAGCCACAGCCCTGCCTTTGTGCAGCTATCGATTCCAAGTGTCAGAGTTGGGCTGAGTGGCCCCAGCAGCAAGGACATGCCCACAGGGCGCCAGCCAGAGACATATCATACTTACACCACCAGTACCCCAACCACGGCCCGCTTTATCATGGGTGCTGGGGAACTTGGTGCAGCCCGGGTGGTCCCTACGTCTACATATGAGAGCCTCCAGGCAAGCTCTCCCAACAGCACCGTGACTGTGACAGCCTTAGAGGCACTTCTGTGCCCTTCGGCTCCCGAGATTCAAGTCTGCACCAACCCGCCATGTGAGACCCATGACACGGGTACCACCAACACCGCCACTACCTCCAATGCGGGCAGTGCTCAGCGGGTATGCTCCAACCCACCTTGTGAGACTCATGAGAcgggcaccacacacacagctACCACTGCCACATCAAATGGAGGTGCAGGCCAGCCTGAGGGCGGACAGCAGCCTTCTGGTGGCCGTCTCTGCGAGACGCACCAGACCACTTCCACTGGCACCACCATGTCAGTCAGTGTGGGTGCCCTGCTTCCTGATGCCAGCACCTCTCATGGAACCCTGGAGTCTGGCTTAGAGGTGGTAGCAGTGCCCACTGTCACTTCCCAGGCCGGCACCACAATCCTGGCTTCTTTCCCAACCCAGAGGGTATGCTCCAACCCTCCTTGCGAGACCCACGAGACAGGCACCACGCACACAGCCACTACTGTCACCTCTAACATGAGCTCAAACCAAG ACCCTCCACCAGCTGCCAGTGACCAGGGTGAGGCGGTAAGCACCCAAGGTGACAGCGCAAACATCTCCAGTGCCATCACAACAACTGTATCTTCCACACTGCCACGAGCAGTGACCACAGTGACACAGTCTACACCAGTCCCAGGTCCCTCTGTGCCG AATATCTCATCACTGACTGAGACTACCCCAGGGGCTCTGACTTCCAAAGTCCCCATCCCAGCCACGATAACAGTGACTATAGCCAACACAGAAACTTCTGACATGCCCTTCTCTGCTGATGACATCCTGCAGCCCCCAGAGGAActtcaggtctcaccaggacctCGCCAACAGCTGCCTCCACGGCAACTCCTGCAGTCTGCCTCCGCGCCCCTGTTGGGGGAGTCCGCCGAGGTCCGGTCAGCCTCCCAGACCCCTGAGCTCCAGGCCGCCATGGATCTGAGCAGCACTGGGGACCCAACTTCAGGCCAGGAGCCTGCTAGCTCTGCTGTTGTGGCCACTGTGGTGGTCCAACCACCCCCACCTACACAGTCTGAAGTAGACCAGTTATCACTTCCCCAAGAACTGATGGTTGAGGCCCAGGCAGGCACCACAACCCTTATGGTAACAGGGCTCACCCCAGAGGAGCTGGCAGTGACCGCTGCTGCTGAAGCAGCTGCCCAAGCTGCTGCCACTGAAGAAGCCCAAGCCTTGGCCATCCAGGCTGTGCTCCAGGCTGCACAGCAAGCCGTCATGG GCCTGGCTCCATCTAACACATTTGTGACTCCCCAGCCTGTTGTTGTAGCCAGCCCAGCAAAGATTCAGGCTGCAGCTACCTTAACTGAAGTGGCCAATGGCATCGAGTCCCTGGGTGTG AAACCGGACTTGCCACCCCCACCCAGCAAAGCCCCTGTGAAAAAGGAGAACCAGTGGTTTGATGTGGGGGTCATTAAGGGTACCAATGTAATGGTGACACACTATTTTCTGCCACCAGATGATGCTGTTCAGTCAGAT GATGACTCAGGCACGATCCCCGACTATAACCAGCTGAAGAAGCAGGAGTTGCAGCCAGGCACAGCTTACAAATTTCGTGTTGCCGGAATCAATGCTTGTGGCCGGGGGCCCTTCAGTGAGATCTCAGCCTTTAAGACCTGTCTGCCTGGTTTCCCAGGGGCTCCTTGTGCCATTAAAATCAGCAAG AGCCCAGATGGTGCTCACCTCACCTGGGAGCCACCATCTGTGACCTCCGGCAAGATCATCCAGTACTCTGTGTTCCTGGCCATCCAGAGATCACAGGCCAGTGGTGAGGCCAAGAGCTCCACCCCAGCCCAGCTGGCCTTCATGCGAGTATACTGTGGGCCCAGCCCTTCCTGCCTCGTGCAGTCCTCCAGCCTCTCCAATGCCCACATTGACTATACCACCAAGCCTGCCATCATCTTCCGCATTGCCGCCCGCAATGAAAAGGGCTACGGCCCCGCCACACAAGTGAGGTGGTTGCAAG AAACCAGTAAAGACGGCTCGGGCACCAAGCCGGCCAGCAAGCGGCCTATGTCGTCTCCAGAAAT GAAATCTGCTCCAAAGAAGTCTAAGGCTGATGGTCAGTGA